One Kosmotoga arenicorallina S304 genomic window carries:
- a CDS encoding ParA family protein → MAITNHKGGVGKTTLTYSLAYEYALGGYSVLLVDLDPSGNLTIAMDQDPYEEGEVNLANIISEGESFDPGLIKRSVTKGFATFDILPSNDELYRVESMGNGIQSLFSLKDYLNETGLRTSYDFIFIDTPPNLGILTNIALVTSDYFLVPVSPGKYALKGLDRMFKVATMVKKRINKNLEFLGIVINNFRKHEQPSRALEKSVIDLYGDAYITPPIRRTVDVQKSEIISEPIQLAFPNSLAVRDLKRLSQGVLKRVKKQKA, encoded by the coding sequence GTGGCAATTACAAACCACAAAGGTGGAGTAGGAAAAACCACCCTGACTTACAGCCTTGCCTATGAATATGCTTTAGGAGGATACAGTGTATTGCTTGTGGATCTCGATCCATCAGGAAATCTAACTATTGCCATGGATCAGGATCCCTATGAAGAAGGAGAAGTAAATCTTGCAAACATAATATCTGAGGGTGAAAGCTTTGACCCGGGGCTCATAAAGAGGTCTGTCACCAAGGGATTTGCAACTTTTGATATCCTCCCGTCAAACGATGAGCTATATCGGGTAGAATCAATGGGGAATGGCATTCAAAGCCTTTTTTCGTTAAAGGATTACTTAAATGAAACAGGGCTTCGTACCAGCTATGACTTCATATTTATTGATACGCCTCCAAATCTTGGTATTTTGACAAATATCGCTCTTGTCACAAGCGATTATTTTCTTGTGCCAGTAAGTCCCGGTAAATACGCCTTAAAAGGGCTTGATAGAATGTTTAAGGTAGCTACCATGGTGAAAAAAAGGATCAACAAAAATCTCGAATTTCTTGGTATAGTAATCAACAATTTCCGTAAGCATGAACAACCATCAAGGGCACTTGAAAAATCTGTTATAGACCTATATGGTGATGCCTATATAACCCCTCCTATCAGGAGGACTGTTGATGTCCAAAAATCAGAGATAATAAGTGAACCCATACAGCTGGCTTTTCCCAATTCTCTGGCTGTGAGGGATTTGAAAAGGCTCTCACAGGGGGTGCTCAAACGTGTCAAAAAACAGAAAGCTTGA
- a CDS encoding TetR/AcrR family transcriptional regulator — MRGEVTRTKIMEAAIKVISQETIEGLSTRKVAGEADVNLAAIHYHHRSKEGMLIDLSRYAMNNYLLPKINRLFEENLEPKDFVEAMFEVVNELFEEHEDVLITLIYLWLYGKKNRRIREILRSFKFQIEDNIKEELIKHMSKSRADRVIKRLSQMLFGYALDLIISGEPMTKKEIADIAKRLI, encoded by the coding sequence ATGCGTGGTGAAGTTACGAGGACAAAGATCATGGAGGCTGCCATCAAGGTTATCTCTCAGGAGACAATTGAAGGATTGAGCACCAGGAAAGTGGCGGGGGAAGCGGATGTAAATCTTGCTGCCATACATTATCACCATAGGTCTAAAGAGGGAATGCTTATCGACCTGTCAAGATATGCTATGAACAATTACTTACTTCCCAAAATTAACCGCCTTTTTGAAGAGAACCTTGAACCTAAAGACTTTGTCGAAGCTATGTTTGAAGTCGTTAATGAACTGTTTGAAGAGCATGAAGATGTGTTGATAACCCTGATTTATTTATGGCTTTATGGAAAGAAAAACAGGAGAATAAGAGAGATATTACGTTCTTTTAAATTTCAGATTGAAGACAATATAAAAGAAGAATTGATCAAGCATATGTCAAAATCAAGGGCAGATCGGGTTATTAAAAGGCTCTCTCAAATGCTCTTTGGTTATGCTCTGGATCTTATCATAAGTGGAGAGCCTATGACTAAAAAAGAAATTGCTGATATTGCGAAAAGATTGATATGA
- the arcC gene encoding carbamate kinase encodes MKKIVVAIGGNALNKPGEKPTAEVMKANLLGTVEHLADLIEDGFDLVITHGNGPQVGNLLVQQELAKDTLPPFPIDVNDAMTQGSIGYLISQTLSNELKRRGLKIPVSCVLTQVVVDKNDPGFENPTKPVGPFYDEKTARDLQKNKGWVMKEDAGRGWRRVVPSPKPLDIVEIESIKALLEADNVLIAAGGGGIPVVMDNAGKLEGVEAVIDKDRASSLLARLIGADTFVILTAVDHAYLNFGKKDQKALKKLKVSDAKRLMEEGHFAKGSMYPKVEAAVDFVESTGHQAIITSLEGVKEALEGTFGTHITI; translated from the coding sequence ATGAAAAAAATAGTGGTGGCAATTGGCGGAAATGCTTTGAATAAACCCGGCGAAAAACCAACCGCTGAAGTGATGAAAGCCAATCTTCTCGGCACCGTCGAACACCTTGCAGATCTCATTGAAGATGGTTTTGATCTTGTGATTACCCATGGTAATGGTCCTCAGGTTGGTAATCTGCTGGTACAACAGGAGTTAGCGAAGGACACATTACCTCCTTTTCCAATAGATGTCAATGATGCTATGACGCAGGGGTCAATTGGTTATCTCATCAGCCAGACATTATCCAACGAACTAAAAAGAAGGGGCTTGAAAATACCCGTGAGCTGTGTGCTCACACAGGTAGTTGTTGACAAAAACGATCCAGGCTTTGAAAATCCAACAAAACCCGTTGGCCCTTTTTATGATGAAAAAACCGCAAGAGATCTCCAGAAAAACAAAGGCTGGGTCATGAAAGAAGATGCCGGAAGGGGTTGGAGAAGAGTCGTGCCTTCACCAAAGCCTCTGGATATTGTGGAAATCGAATCAATCAAAGCTCTTCTGGAAGCGGATAATGTGCTTATTGCGGCAGGTGGGGGCGGAATCCCTGTTGTAATGGACAATGCTGGAAAGCTTGAAGGTGTAGAAGCTGTGATCGATAAAGACAGGGCTTCTTCTTTGCTTGCGAGATTAATAGGCGCTGATACTTTTGTGATACTTACAGCAGTTGACCATGCTTATTTGAACTTTGGAAAAAAAGACCAAAAAGCCCTGAAAAAGCTGAAGGTATCAGATGCCAAACGACTGATGGAAGAAGGGCATTTTGCTAAAGGCAGTATGTATCCAAAAGTCGAAGCCGCTGTCGATTTTGTCGAAAGTACCGGCCATCAGGCTATAATCACTTCACTTGAAGGTGTTAAGGAAGCACTTGAAGGAACTTTTGGGACCCATATCACTATATAA
- the argF gene encoding ornithine carbamoyltransferase, producing the protein MAVNLKGKSFLTLLDFTTDEIRFLIDIAKQVKAEKRTGVVTHRFSGKTLAIIFEKRSTRTRTAFETAFGEEGGHPVFLSKDDIHLGVKEDLEDTARVLGRMFDAIAFRGFKQETAETLANWSGIPVYNGLTDLYHPTQILADFMTIEEHFGTLRGRKLVYMGDSRNNVANSLMIGSAKMGLHYVACGPRELWPSEDLISKCRELAKATGAKITVSDNPEEAVKEADAIYTDVWASMGEEEKLKERIALLKPYQVNQTLMDATGRPDTIFLHCLPAVKGNEVTREVIEGPMSRVFEEAENRKHTIKAVMIATLL; encoded by the coding sequence ATGGCTGTAAATCTCAAGGGTAAAAGCTTTCTCACACTTTTAGATTTTACCACGGACGAAATAAGATTTCTGATCGATATTGCAAAACAGGTTAAAGCTGAGAAGAGAACAGGCGTCGTTACTCACAGGTTTTCAGGAAAAACTCTCGCAATAATTTTCGAAAAAAGGTCTACAAGAACAAGAACAGCTTTTGAAACAGCTTTCGGTGAAGAAGGAGGACATCCCGTGTTCCTCTCGAAAGACGACATTCATCTTGGAGTCAAAGAAGATCTTGAAGATACCGCGAGAGTTCTTGGTAGAATGTTTGATGCTATTGCATTCAGAGGGTTTAAGCAAGAAACCGCGGAAACGCTCGCGAATTGGTCAGGGATTCCTGTATATAACGGTTTAACAGACCTATACCATCCCACACAAATCCTCGCTGATTTCATGACAATTGAAGAGCACTTTGGAACACTAAGGGGAAGAAAGCTTGTTTACATGGGGGATTCCAGGAACAATGTTGCAAACTCACTTATGATTGGTTCGGCAAAAATGGGTTTGCATTACGTTGCCTGTGGCCCCAGGGAATTATGGCCATCGGAAGACCTGATTTCAAAGTGCAGAGAACTTGCGAAAGCAACAGGTGCAAAAATCACCGTCAGTGATAATCCTGAAGAGGCCGTTAAAGAAGCTGATGCTATATATACTGATGTATGGGCATCTATGGGCGAAGAAGAAAAGCTCAAAGAAAGAATAGCACTTTTGAAACCCTATCAGGTAAACCAGACACTCATGGATGCAACCGGGAGACCTGATACCATTTTCTTACACTGCCTTCCGGCCGTAAAGGGAAATGAAGTTACCCGTGAGGTTATCGAAGGACCCATGTCGAGGGTTTTCGAAGAGGCAGAAAATAGAAAACACACAATAAAAGCAGTTATGATCGCAACCCTTTTATAG
- the argS gene encoding arginine--tRNA ligase: MFREFVENSIIESLKRLGIENIPSFKIEIPDEKFGDYATNIAFMLTKEIKRPPREIASELSLELEKESYIRSATVAGPGFVNISLTEDAYLQALKDLLEMRYFWKTSPKTSVQFEFGSANPTGPFTIGHGRQLVFGDVLCRIFSARGYRVQREMYINDAGRQIRLLGHSLWVRYNQLFGKEISLPEDGYQGEYLVDMAKEVQKEYGDKFLGLWDANVQEFFSNFALNKMLQSMKETLDKLGVNFDNYFSEKSLVDDGTVDTILDNFREKGLLYEKDGALWFRVSNFVDDNDKVVLRSDGTHTYFLTDIAYHFNKHKRGYDRVYDIWGSDHMGHIPRMKAALMALGISEDFLEVIIHQYVNIKKGDEIVKMSTRKGTFSTLDELVEAAGVDATRYFFAMFDPDTHMLFDLDLAKKKSNENPVFYVQYAHARISSIFRTAKERNFDAGELPGEYHFEPEEKKLIKTVLEFPFVLDSITEDYKVNRLTNYLESLASTFHVFYNKHLVVDSQNPHRSTLRLKLCEITKNAIADGLQLLGVSAPESM, encoded by the coding sequence ATGTTTCGAGAATTCGTCGAAAATAGCATAATTGAATCATTAAAGAGATTAGGAATTGAAAACATCCCTTCTTTTAAAATAGAAATTCCCGACGAAAAATTCGGTGACTACGCAACAAATATTGCTTTTATGCTTACCAAAGAAATAAAGAGACCCCCCCGTGAAATTGCCAGTGAACTTTCTCTTGAACTGGAAAAGGAGTCTTATATAAGGAGTGCAACAGTTGCTGGGCCGGGCTTTGTGAACATTTCACTGACAGAAGACGCCTATTTACAGGCTTTGAAAGATTTGCTGGAGATGCGATATTTCTGGAAAACAAGCCCTAAAACAAGTGTGCAGTTTGAGTTTGGAAGTGCAAACCCCACCGGTCCCTTTACAATCGGCCATGGAAGGCAGCTGGTTTTCGGAGATGTCCTATGCAGGATTTTCTCTGCAAGAGGGTATAGGGTACAAAGAGAAATGTACATAAACGATGCGGGACGCCAGATACGCCTGCTCGGGCATTCGCTCTGGGTCAGATACAACCAGCTTTTCGGAAAAGAGATTTCTCTTCCTGAAGATGGCTATCAGGGTGAATATCTTGTGGATATGGCGAAGGAAGTTCAAAAGGAGTACGGCGATAAATTCCTGGGTCTTTGGGATGCAAATGTTCAAGAGTTTTTTTCAAATTTCGCTCTGAACAAGATGCTTCAAAGCATGAAAGAAACTCTTGATAAGCTGGGCGTTAATTTTGATAATTACTTCAGTGAAAAAAGCCTTGTGGATGATGGAACGGTTGATACAATTCTTGATAATTTCAGGGAAAAAGGTTTGCTTTACGAAAAAGATGGTGCTTTATGGTTCAGGGTTTCAAATTTTGTCGATGATAACGATAAAGTAGTGCTTCGTTCCGATGGCACGCATACTTACTTTCTCACAGATATCGCTTATCACTTTAACAAGCATAAGAGAGGTTACGATCGTGTATACGATATTTGGGGCTCCGATCATATGGGGCATATTCCCAGAATGAAAGCAGCGTTAATGGCATTAGGAATTTCTGAAGATTTTCTTGAAGTCATTATACATCAGTATGTGAATATCAAGAAAGGCGATGAGATTGTCAAGATGTCCACCAGGAAAGGGACGTTTTCTACCCTTGATGAACTTGTGGAAGCCGCCGGTGTTGATGCCACAAGATATTTCTTTGCCATGTTTGATCCGGACACGCACATGCTTTTTGATCTCGATTTAGCGAAGAAAAAAAGCAATGAAAACCCGGTATTTTACGTTCAATACGCTCATGCAAGAATAAGCAGCATTTTCAGAACGGCAAAGGAAAGAAATTTCGATGCAGGTGAATTGCCCGGTGAATATCATTTTGAGCCAGAGGAAAAAAAGCTTATAAAAACCGTTCTGGAATTTCCTTTTGTTCTGGATTCAATAACAGAAGACTATAAAGTCAATAGATTGACCAATTACCTTGAAAGCTTAGCATCTACATTTCATGTTTTTTACAATAAACACCTGGTGGTTGATTCTCAAAACCCTCACAGGTCAACACTTAGGCTTAAACTCTGCGAAATCACAAAGAATGCTATTGCCGACGGGCTTCAACTTCTCGGTGTAAGTGCACCAGAATCAATGTGA
- the rlmD gene encoding 23S rRNA (uracil(1939)-C(5))-methyltransferase RlmD, giving the protein MSRIFTIEKLVAGGFSLARTREGKIAFITGGYSGEVVEAVQVTRKKDFELWKPLKILKKSPYRRKKLCGTFPQCGGCDWQDLEYSQQLEWKARIIQEQFKRIAKIDIPLPELVPSKETHYRNKMEYVAFNSKNGIKLGFKEKASSKATEPENCVIGDRSFESLRIKIQHLLNDFKIKAYDPLKGTGSLKHLVLRRSSAGEIMAILVGKKADFPQLNSLAVLFKENLPLIDSLVYVHNSIDSVNLRGPYKVLYGEGILTEEIDGVLYQVPPTSFFQVNGFITREILHYIASILNSENSGSLLDLFAGVGFFSLYFGNTFESVTAVESSGVSIKALESNARINRINNIEIVKEDAMNYVRNTRDNQQYEVVILDPPRTGMGKAVTFLRRFKPKLITYVSCNPSTLARDAGYLKETGFDIISIKAFDMFPQTHHVETVVLMSRMDK; this is encoded by the coding sequence ATGTCAAGGATTTTCACCATCGAAAAGCTTGTTGCTGGGGGATTTTCTTTAGCAAGAACTCGGGAAGGAAAGATCGCATTCATCACCGGCGGATATTCCGGTGAAGTTGTTGAAGCCGTGCAAGTCACACGCAAAAAAGACTTCGAGCTCTGGAAGCCTCTCAAGATACTGAAAAAAAGCCCATATAGAAGGAAAAAGCTCTGTGGAACTTTCCCCCAGTGCGGCGGCTGTGATTGGCAGGATTTAGAGTATAGCCAGCAGCTGGAATGGAAAGCGAGAATAATTCAGGAGCAATTCAAGCGAATCGCAAAAATCGATATCCCCCTTCCCGAACTTGTCCCTTCAAAGGAGACACATTACAGAAACAAGATGGAATACGTGGCCTTTAACTCAAAAAATGGCATCAAGTTGGGATTCAAGGAAAAAGCTTCATCCAAAGCAACAGAACCCGAAAACTGTGTTATCGGCGATAGATCCTTTGAAAGCCTGAGGATAAAAATCCAGCACCTGCTAAATGACTTCAAGATCAAGGCATACGATCCCCTAAAAGGCACAGGAAGTTTGAAGCACCTTGTACTCAGGAGAAGTTCTGCTGGAGAAATCATGGCGATTCTCGTGGGGAAAAAAGCCGATTTCCCACAACTAAATTCCCTTGCGGTTCTTTTCAAAGAAAATCTCCCTCTGATTGATTCTCTTGTTTATGTACACAACAGCATTGACAGCGTGAATTTAAGGGGTCCATATAAGGTGCTATACGGCGAAGGCATCTTGACTGAAGAAATCGATGGGGTTTTGTATCAGGTGCCGCCTACATCATTTTTTCAGGTAAATGGCTTTATTACTCGTGAGATATTACATTACATAGCATCCATATTAAACTCCGAAAATTCCGGAAGCCTTCTTGACCTTTTTGCCGGTGTAGGATTTTTCAGCTTGTATTTCGGGAATACCTTTGAAAGCGTTACCGCAGTTGAAAGCTCAGGTGTATCCATTAAAGCTTTAGAATCTAACGCAAGGATAAACCGGATAAACAATATAGAAATTGTAAAAGAGGATGCAATGAATTACGTTCGAAACACCAGAGACAATCAACAATATGAGGTTGTCATCCTTGATCCACCGCGAACCGGAATGGGAAAGGCAGTAACTTTTTTAAGAAGATTTAAGCCAAAGCTGATAACATACGTGTCATGCAATCCATCAACACTTGCGCGAGATGCGGGTTATTTAAAGGAAACAGGTTTTGACATTATCAGTATAAAGGCTTTCGATATGTTTCCGCAAACTCATCATGTTGAAACGGTAGTATTGATGTCAAGGATGGATAAATAG
- a CDS encoding Ig-like domain-containing protein, which translates to MKRAVLIAIGVLMLISCITAEEPATPAIETLLDSSEKSAYIAPNLWKYQTDEAIKILKEEKFNTLYLNVGALESEDGETLSLSVRNDEESISKIQKIIDNGFTIHLWLNLSDYSKTTAEAIKHNIEEKIENAMNDYIQSLKDNGLKNKVYIHLNFEENEYAQKAMIEALKYLKKNGFKVSVSVVSSWPKKILKELNAADTITVQFYNSKALSSEAYAKFIEDGLKKLGLYIDKNKLVLVFPYYPETAYHHTSVENLEIVANILMSEISEMRLYKGLCVYAFSEVLSTKAGEKYLNYIGGNNEKYPDSYEEYRKLISEFNRLYESEVNRAPTLSISDQSVNEGETLTLNLLDYASDPDGDTLSFTLTGVGEITDAIYTFSPDYDTLGTYNVEIEVSDGNGGVAIDSFIVTVNNVVAIQFAKALGGSDEDVAFSIIQTRDGGYVVAGYTKSNDGDVSGNHGGFDYWVVKLDGTGATQWQRCLGGSSYDYAISIIQTNDGGYVVAGWTASNDGDVSGNHGYYDYWVVKLNNTGAIQWQKCLGGSYNDWAKSVYQTNDGGYVVAGITYSSDGDVSGNHGYSDYWVVKLDSTGNIQWQKCLGGSYNDWAESIIQTSDGGYVVAGFTESNDGDVTGNHGERDYWVVKLDGTGDIQWQRCLGGSGDDYAWSIIQTRDGGYVVAGITYSNDGDVSGNHGYYDYWVVKLNNTGAIQWQKCLGGSSYDYAISIIQTNDGGYVVAGWTASNDGDVSGNHGYYDYWVVKLNNTGAIQWQKCLGGSSYDFVYSIIQTNDGGYVVAGYTDSNDGDVSGNHGGLDYWVVKLDSTGAIQWQKCFGGSNNDYAYSIYQTSDGGYVVAGYTDSNDGEVSGNHGDADYWVVKFK; encoded by the coding sequence ATGAAGCGAGCAGTGCTGATAGCAATAGGGGTGTTAATGCTCATATCTTGTATTACGGCTGAAGAACCAGCGACACCTGCGATAGAAACGCTTCTTGATTCTAGCGAAAAGTCAGCATATATTGCACCAAATCTATGGAAGTATCAAACCGATGAAGCAATTAAGATTTTAAAAGAAGAGAAATTTAATACGTTATATCTGAATGTAGGAGCTCTTGAGAGTGAAGATGGAGAAACCCTAAGCCTTAGTGTGAGAAATGATGAAGAATCAATTAGTAAGATCCAAAAAATTATCGATAATGGATTTACTATTCATTTATGGCTAAATCTTTCCGATTATAGCAAAACAACAGCCGAGGCAATAAAGCACAATATTGAAGAAAAAATAGAGAATGCTATGAATGATTATATTCAATCACTTAAGGACAATGGATTAAAAAACAAGGTATATATTCACCTGAATTTTGAGGAAAACGAATATGCACAAAAGGCAATGATAGAAGCATTAAAATATTTGAAGAAAAATGGATTTAAAGTTTCAGTTTCAGTAGTGAGTAGTTGGCCAAAAAAAATCTTGAAAGAACTAAACGCAGCAGATACTATTACAGTGCAGTTTTATAACAGTAAAGCATTATCTTCAGAAGCTTATGCAAAATTCATAGAAGATGGGTTGAAAAAACTAGGACTTTACATTGACAAAAATAAATTAGTATTGGTTTTCCCATATTATCCTGAAACTGCATATCATCATACATCCGTGGAAAATTTAGAAATAGTAGCAAATATATTAATGAGTGAGATATCAGAGATGCGTTTATACAAAGGCTTATGCGTTTATGCATTTAGTGAAGTTTTGTCAACAAAAGCTGGAGAAAAATACTTAAATTATATAGGCGGAAACAACGAGAAATATCCAGATTCATATGAAGAATACAGGAAATTAATAAGTGAATTTAACAGATTGTATGAAAGTGAAGTAAATAGAGCACCAACACTATCTATATCGGACCAGAGTGTGAATGAAGGTGAAACATTAACGCTCAATCTATTAGACTACGCAAGTGATCCAGATGGAGACACATTGAGCTTTACCCTCACTGGTGTAGGAGAAATAACAGATGCGATATACACCTTCAGTCCTGATTACGATACCTTGGGGACATATAATGTGGAGATAGAAGTAAGTGACGGTAATGGCGGTGTAGCGATAGATAGCTTTATCGTTACGGTGAATAATGTTGTTGCCATTCAATTTGCAAAAGCTCTCGGTGGCTCTGATGAAGATGTTGCATTTAGTATAATACAAACAAGAGATGGAGGCTATGTTGTTGCTGGATATACAAAATCGAATGATGGAGATGTAAGCGGAAATCATGGAGGTTTTGATTACTGGGTAGTGAAGTTAGACGGCACAGGAGCCACCCAGTGGCAAAGATGCCTTGGTGGCTCCAGTTATGATTATGCAATAAGTATAATACAAACAAACGATGGAGGCTATGTTGTTGCTGGATGGACAGCATCGAATGATGGAGATGTAAGCGGAAATCATGGATATTATGATTACTGGGTGGTGAAGTTAAACAACACGGGAGCCATCCAGTGGCAAAAATGCCTTGGTGGTTCTTATAATGATTGGGCAAAAAGTGTTTATCAAACAAACGATGGAGGCTATGTTGTTGCTGGAATTACATATTCTAGTGATGGAGATGTAAGCGGGAATCATGGATATAGTGATTACTGGGTAGTGAAGTTAGACAGCACTGGGAACATCCAGTGGCAAAAGTGCCTTGGTGGTTCTTATAATGATTGGGCAGAAAGTATAATTCAAACAAGCGATGGAGGCTATGTTGTTGCTGGATTTACAGAATCGAATGATGGAGATGTAACCGGGAATCATGGAGAACGTGATTACTGGGTAGTGAAGTTAGACGGCACAGGGGACATCCAGTGGCAAAGATGCCTTGGTGGCTCTGGTGATGATTATGCATGGAGTATAATACAAACAAGAGATGGAGGCTATGTTGTTGCTGGAATTACATATTCTAATGATGGAGATGTAAGCGGGAATCATGGATATTATGATTACTGGGTGGTGAAGTTAAACAACACGGGAGCCATCCAGTGGCAAAAATGCCTTGGTGGCTCCAGTTATGATTATGCAATAAGTATAATACAAACAAACGATGGAGGCTATGTTGTTGCTGGATGGACAGCATCGAATGATGGAGATGTAAGCGGAAATCATGGATATTATGATTACTGGGTGGTGAAGTTAAACAACACGGGAGCCATCCAGTGGCAAAAATGCCTTGGTGGTTCCAGTTATGATTTTGTATACAGCATAATTCAAACAAACGATGGAGGCTATGTTGTTGCTGGATATACAGATTCTAATGATGGAGATGTAAGTGGAAATCATGGAGGTTTGGATTACTGGGTAGTGAAGTTAGACAGCACAGGAGCCATCCAGTGGCAAAAATGCTTCGGTGGTTCTAATAATGATTATGCATATAGTATTTATCAAACAAGCGATGGAGGCTATGTTGTTGCTGGATATACAGATTCTAATGATGGAGAAGTAAGTGGAAATCATGGAGATGCTGATTACTGGGTAGTGAAGTTTAAATAA
- a CDS encoding HNH endonuclease, producing the protein MSFCKFKIGQPVTNSEIMSEFKCGNMGGMRRSKATNSLVIISDHTKGLYEDKWFGDILHYTGMGKNGDQDIFFSQNKTLAQSDTNGVEVHLFEVLVPTEYIYRGVVSLADKPYQEIQKGADGVPRKVWMFPLKLKTGSQAIPEDSFNKYIKEREKTAEKLSLIELKKRAEQNERVKASSRKVISNVFVRDAFVAEYAKRRANGKCQLCGQRAPFSNKEGKPYLECHHIDWISEGGSDTIENTVALCPNCHRKMHVLNLDSDKEKLRIKAKER; encoded by the coding sequence ATGAGTTTTTGTAAATTTAAAATTGGACAGCCAGTGACAAATTCGGAAATTATGTCTGAGTTTAAATGTGGGAACATGGGTGGAATGCGCCGGTCTAAAGCAACTAATTCATTAGTAATCATATCGGATCATACAAAAGGCCTGTACGAAGATAAGTGGTTTGGTGATATCCTGCATTATACAGGTATGGGTAAAAACGGAGATCAAGATATATTTTTTAGCCAAAATAAGACTCTAGCTCAGTCCGATACAAATGGTGTAGAAGTTCATTTGTTTGAAGTGTTAGTACCGACTGAATACATATATCGTGGCGTTGTATCTTTAGCTGACAAACCTTATCAAGAAATACAAAAAGGTGCAGATGGGGTACCGAGAAAAGTATGGATGTTTCCTTTGAAATTGAAAACAGGTTCTCAGGCTATCCCTGAAGATTCATTCAATAAGTACATTAAGGAAAGGGAAAAGACAGCTGAAAAATTATCACTAATTGAGTTGAAAAAGCGAGCAGAGCAAAATGAAAGAGTTAAAGCAAGCAGTCGTAAGGTTATAAGCAATGTTTTTGTAAGAGATGCATTTGTAGCTGAGTATGCCAAACGTAGAGCTAACGGCAAATGCCAACTATGTGGACAAAGAGCACCCTTCTCTAATAAGGAAGGTAAACCTTATTTAGAGTGCCATCATATAGATTGGATTTCAGAAGGAGGAAGCGATACAATTGAAAATACTGTAGCTCTATGCCCTAATTGTCATAGGAAAATGCATGTTCTAAATTTAGATTCTGATAAAGAAAAATTAAGAATTAAGGCTAAAGAAAGGTGA